A region of Coturnix japonica isolate 7356 chromosome 15, Coturnix japonica 2.1, whole genome shotgun sequence DNA encodes the following proteins:
- the MPHOSPH9 gene encoding M-phase phosphoprotein 9 isoform X4 — protein sequence MGMHSEVSEGNECIVSQLRSNEIELHPNASDLYQERLANDASMNSGYSTLSASELNASRSDDVTKCTDCMESTSQAQGDAAVLRSNAAVGSIQHTRELLSKQAENCSSGRNDAVGFPAEFDHKVNEAQCRKKNSKSLTSWAQKLRQNQPKRVSAEEVNSVYGNEQAKKSPLENTASTNAALPPCAFYLNQPTESPNSAVSEGSGLSYWKLDVKEMYHSLPENFRSEFADVFSTKVSPDQLSSADEMKPSSLKDIYHKRQRENNQLPDMNFVPPSQTSHPPEILTLDPTLHMKPGQQNPGHCFFNIPEESTPFSPDSMADPGFSSHCDTDSFSQTSSLSQFDGSPQHPVSSRAVHLDFWKSHPNQNEDKASSPFPVAYADATSDILVNTEGEETLTLTPSSVAQCSDKSLPDHGVSVMSAEDPVVMSKIRQNLREKHARHIADLRAYYDAEIHSLKQQLEASHKTAASEDLKEINQNLADRCDQLDAALNEASARIKTLESKNSMLEKQVADWRERFYGVSNTSKVLQERIEEVRTSNKEKDNTISRLKSRLKELEEAFEKAYKLSDNKNTRLKEENKMFQNLLGEYDSLGKEHERVKDTLNATENKLLDANTQISDLKRTISKLEAQLKQVEHENMLKLRHVTESHLRTSCANKLAAPDVSRRKWLIPGAEYSIFTGQPLEGQESPRDNRLEEAYIPSRYHSPPEKDSSQEDSSPNTVEKKDSETSEAPIIKAFKELEEIRAFKDWGTQTEKDDATPKTPSRRQTVGFVETSVVAHRSPEKGKDQQRPKRYSSPCGQRSSSLPPSNRKSNTPTRREIMLAPVSVTYSPKRSPKENLSPGFSHLLSRNENTVTRFDILLDDLETGPASTLQHSNPRKRLQFLSLDDTEGRQRSGVRHSSCAESVSTGVKKATAWDERSIARNCEPMLSACEGDFPYTARIQTLAETERLFDELTQEKQQIEAALSRIPCSGGRMTLQARLNQEALEDRLERINRDLGSIRMTLKRFHVLRTSANL from the exons ATGGGGATGCATTCTGAAGTctctgaaggaaatgaatgcaTTGTCAGTCAGCTTAGATCTAATGAAATCGAACTTCATCCAAATGCATCTGATCTGTATCAGGAACGTCTTGCAAACGATGCTTCCATGAATAGTGGGTACAGCACCCTGTCTGCCTCTGAACTGAATGCCAGCAGATCTGATGATGTTACCAAGTGCACAGACTGCATGGAGAGCACTTCACAAGCACAGGGCGATGCAGCAGTACTGCGGAGTAATGCAGCTGTAGGCAGTATTCAACATACCAGAGAACTTCTATCAAAACAAGCAGAGAACTGTTCATCAGGAAGGAATGACGCTGTAGGTTTTCCTGCTGAGTTTGACCATAAGGTGAATGAAGCtcagtgcaggaagaaaaacag TAAATCTTTAACATCGTGGGCACAAAAGTTGagacaaaaccaaccaaaaagaGTGAGTGCAGAAGAAGTGAACTCTGTGTATGGAAACGAGCAGGCAAAGAAATCACCGCTTGAGAAT acAGCCTCCACTAATGCTGCTTTGCCACCTTGTGCTTTTTACCTCAACCAGCCAACTGAGAGCCCGAATTCTGCAGTGTCTGAAGGTTCAG GACTTTCATACTGGAAACTAGATGTGAAGGAGATGTATCATTCTTTACCAGAGAACTTCAGAAGTGAGTTTGCTGATGTTTTCTCCACTAAAGTATCACCAGATCAG TTGTCTTCTGCTGATGAAATGAAGCCATCATCACTGAAGGATATTTATCAtaaaagacaaagggaaaacaaccaGCTGCCAGACATGAATTTTGTGCCACCTTCTCAGACAAGTCACCCACCAGAG ATCTTGACATTGGACCCAACCCTGCATATGAAACCAGGTCAACAGAATCCAGGACATTGTTTTTTCAATATTCCTGAAGAGAGTACTCCTTTTTCTCCAGACTCCATGGCAGATCCTGGATTTTCAAGTCATTGTGACACGGACTCGTTTTCACAGACAAGCAGTTTGTCTCAGTTTGATGGTTCTCCACAACATcctgtcagcagcagagctgtgcatttGGACTTCTGGAAAAGCCATCCAAACCAAAATGAAGACAAGGCCAGCTCTCCCTTTCCAGTGGCATATGCTGATGCTACCAGTGACATTTTAGTAAACACCGAGGGAGAAGAAACACTGACTCTGACTCCATCCTCTGTTGCTCAGTGTAGTGACAAGAGTTTACCAGACCATGGTGTTTCAGTGATGTCTGCTGAAGATCCTGTGGTAATGTCAAA GATTAGGCAGAACTTGAGGGAAAAACATGCTCGACACATAGCTGACCTACGAGCTTACTATGATGCTGAGATACATAGCCTAAAACAGCAGCTAGAGGCAAGCCataaaactgctgcttctgaagaCCTGAAGGAAATCAATCAAAATCTTGCTGACAG GTGTGACCAACTAGATGCAGCTCTGAATGAAGCAAGTGCTCGCATAAAAACCCTTGAAAGTAAGAATAGTATGCTAGAAAAGCAAGTG gcagATTGGAGAGAACGCTTTTATGGAGTTAGTAATACCTCCAAAGTTTTGCAGGAGCGTATTGAAGAGGTGCGCACAAGCAATAAGGAGAAGGATAACACCATCAGCAGGCTAAAGTCAAGGCTTAAAGAACTAGAGGAAGCATTTGAAAAAGCTTATAAACTAtctgataataaaaatacaaggttaaaagaagaaaataaaatgtttcaaaat cTTTTAGGAGAATATGATTCCCTTGGGAAAGAACATGAAAGGGTGAAG GATACGTTaaatgcaactgaaaacaaactgcttgaTGCAAACACTCAGATCTCTGATTTGAAAAG GACAATTTCAAAACTCGAAGCTCAGCTCAAGCAGGTTGAGCATGAAAACATGTTGAAACTTCGTCATGTTACTGAGAGTCATCTAAGAACCTCTTGTGCCAA CAAGTTGGCTGCACCTGATGTCAGCAGGCGAAAGTGGTTGATACCAGGAGCAGAGTATTCAATCTTCACTGGCCAGCCTCTGGAGGGCCAAGAAAGCCCCAGAGATAACAGACTAGAAGAAGCCTATATTCCTTCCAG GTACCATTCACCTCCTGAAAAAGACTCTTCACAAGAAGACTCTTCACCAAACACTGTTGAAAAGAAGGACAGTGAGACGTCAGAAGCACCAATTATAAAAGCCTTTAAAGAACTTGAAGAAATAAGAGCTTTTAAAGATTGGggtacacaaacagaaaaagatgaCGCAACACCTA AAACACCAAGTCGACGTCAAACCGTTGGGTTTGTTGAAACTTCTGTTGTTGCACACCGATCCCCAGAGAAAGGTAAAGACCAACAGAGACCCAAACGATACAGCTCCCCTTGTGGCCAGAGGTCttcatctcttcctccttcaaaCAGGAAATCAAATACTCCAA CAAGGCGAGAGATCATGTTGGCGCCAGTGTCTGTGACATACAGCCCTAAACGATCTCCAAAAGAAAACCTCTCTCCTGGATTTAGCCATTTACttagcagaaatgaaaacacagtgacGAG ATTTGATATACTTCTAGATGACCTGGAAACTGGGCCTGCATCTACTTTACAGCATAGTAATCCAAGAAAAAGGCTCCAGTTTCTTTCGCTTGATGATACAGAAG GGAGGCAGCGTTCAGGTGTCAGACACAGCTCTTGTGCTGAATCTGTCAGCACTGGAGTGAAGAAAGCAACAGCTTGGGACGAGAGGAGCATAGCACGGAACTGTGAACCAATGCTATCAGCTTGTGAGGGGGACTTCCCATACACAGCAAGGATTCAGACTCTGGCTGAAACGGAGAGGCTTTTCGATGAGCTGACTCAAGAAAAGCAACAG ATTGAGGCTGCTTTGAGTCGAATACCTTGTTCTGGTGGAAGAATGACCTTGCAAGCAAGATTAAATCAG GAAGCCCTGGAAGATCGCTTGGAAAGGATTAACAGAGATTTGGGATCGATCCGCATGACCCTGAAAAGATTCCATGTTCTACGTACCTCTGCAAACCTTTGA